In Moraxella nasovis, the sequence CAAGTAAGTGTCCTAACAGAAGGTCGTGAACGCCCTGCCCTGCACTTTTTCTCATTAGGGCTAAATCGCTTCTCTAAGATGCCAATTTATCTATCAAAATTCTCAAAGAGCAAAAAGTTCACTATGACCACAAGCACGAACGGCTCACCCCGTGCGATGGTGCCTATCGGTGCTTATGAAAAAGTCATGCCTCAAGACTACTTACCTACTCAACTTCTGCGTGCACTTATTGTAGAAGACATCATTACAGCAGTTGATTTAGGTGCTTTAGAGCTTGATGAAGAAGATTTGGCATTATGCACCTTTGTTTGCCCAGGCAAATATGAGTATGGTGACATTCTGCGTGAAAACTTAACACGCATTGAGATGGAAGGATAACCAAAGATGAAATTTATTCACAATATCTTTGACCGTATGGAATCGTCCTTCACCAAAGGCGGTAAATACGAAAAATACTACGCCGTGTTTGAGATGTTTGACACATTTTTCCGTCAGCCAGGCACACAAACTCACAGTGCTTCTCATGTGCGCGATGGTATCGATCTTAAACGCATCATGATTACAGTTTGGCTATGTACTTTCCCTGTCATGTTCTGGGGTATGTATAACACTGGCTTTCAGGCATTAACTGCCATGGCTCATTATGGGCTACAAGCACAAGGGTGGCGTACTGCCATCACATCATTGGTAGGTTATGATCCAAACAGCATTTTGGCCTGCTTTGTCTATGGTGCAATGCAGTTTTTACCCATCTATGCGGTAACCTTTGTGGTAGGTATTATTTGGGAAGTTATCTTTGCAGTCGTACGCGGGCATGAAGTTAATGAAGGATTTTTCGTAACCTCAGTACTGTTCGCTTTATCACTACCACCTGATATTCCACTTTGGCAAGTCGCCTTAGGTATCAGCTTTGGTGTTGTTGTTGCAAAAGAAGTCTTTGGTGGCACAGGTAAAAACTTCTTAAACCCTGCTCTTGCAGGTCGTGCATTTCTTTATTTTGCATACCCTGCTTATATGTCAGGCGATACAGTCTGGACAGCGGTCAAAAGCCTAAACACAGTAGATGGTTATAGTGGTGCAACACCACTTGGTCAGGCAGCTACTGGCATTCTACCAGATCAATTTATCGATGCGTATGGCAATGCCATCACTTGGACAGATGCTTTTTTTGGCAATATGTCAGGCTCAATCGGCGAAGTATCAACGCTTGCTATCTTAATCGGCATGGCTGGTCTTTTAATCACTAAAATCGCCTCTTGGCGTGTTATCGCAGGTGCTGTGATCGGTCTTGTACTGACTGCCTTTGTTTTTAATATCTTTGGCAGCAGTGAAAATCCGATGATGAGCCTTGCACCACATTGGCACTTGGTTTTAGGTGGCTTTATGTTTGGTGCGGTATTCATGGCGACCGACCCTGTATCAGCCGCTCAAACGAATACTGGTCGCTGGTTCTATGGACTGCTTATCGGCTTTATGACTGTGGTAATCCGTGTGATTAACCCAGCATTCCCAGAAGGCATTATGCTTGCCATCTTGTTTGCCAACTTGTTTGCACCGCTATTTGACTATTTTGTCACACAAGCCAACATCAAACGCCAAGCAACACGGAGATTAGCCCATGTCAGCGAAAAATAGTAACGCCAGTACAATAATGACCGCCCTCGTGCTTTGTCTTGTGTGTTCGGTCATGGTGGCGGCAGTTGCCGTAGGTCTTAAGCCTAAACAAAACGAAAACGCTTTATTAGACTTAAATAAAAACGTACTCGTTGCTGCTGGTCAATTTGACCCAGCAACTGACACCAATGCTGTCGTTGTCGATCGTATCAAAGACTTCGAAATTAAGCTTATTGATATGCAGACCGGTGAGTTTATTAGCGATGATGTCATTCAGGCACAAGGCATTAATGTTGAAACTTATGATATGGGTAAAGCTAGCAAAACACCCAGCATGAGTAGCACGCTCACAAACGACATCGTACGCATCGGGCGTGTGCCAAAATATGGCAAAGTCTATATCCAAAGAGCTGCCGATGGCTCACCTAAGCTTATCGTCATGCCGTTTTATGGTTATGGTCTATGGGGTACGATTTATGGACTAGTTACCTTAGAAGGTGATATGAATACCATTAAAGGCGTTAGTTTTTACCAACACAAAGAAACTCCCGGCCTAGGTGCACTCATCGAAGAAGATTGGTGGCGTGATACATGGGTAGGTAAGCGTGTCTATAACGACCAAGGTCAGATTATCACAGGTATTACAAAAGCAGGTAATAGCCGAGAAAACTACATTGATGGTATCAGCGGAGCAACGCTTACAGGGCGTGGCGTAAATAACATGATACAATTTTGGCTAGGCGAAGATGGTTATAAGCCATTCTTGGACAACTTACGCCAAAAGTACGGTAAAGGAGCGTAATTATGGCTGACAAAAAAAGTCTTTTAACCACGCCGATTATTAACAACAACCCCATCGCTTTACAGATTTTGGGTATTTGTTCGGCATTGGCGGTTACTACAAGCATCCAAAACGCCCTTGTCATGTGCATTGGCTTGACATTGGTAACTGCATTTTCAAGCTTTTTTATTTCGATTATTCGTAATAAAATTCCGTCATCGATTCGTATTATCGTACAAATGGTAATCATCGCTTCACTTGTAATTATCGTAGATCAAATCTTACAAGCTGTTGCTTATGACACTGCCAAATCGCTTGGAGCGTTCATTGGTCTAATTATTACCAACTGTATCGTGATGGGACGTGCTGAAGCGTTCGCCATGAGCAACCCACCTGTACCAAGCTTTATTGATGGCATTGGTAATGGTCTAGGTTACTCTGCCGTACTCATCTTTGTGGCAACCATTCGTGAGCTACTAGGAAGTGGGTCGTTATTTGGCTTTCAAATCCTAGAAAAAGTGACTGATGGCGGCTGGTATGTACCAAATGGCTTACTGCTACTACCGCCATCTGCTTTTTTTGTGATTGCTTTATTCATCGCCATTTTACGCATTTGGAAACCAGCACAACAAGAGCCTGCCGAGTTTGTCATGAAGGCACAATCTAAAGGCATGGGAGGTCACTAATGGGCGATTATATCAGTTTATTTATCACATCCGTATTCATTGAAAATATGGCGTTGTCCTACTTTTTGGGGATGTGTACATTCATTGCTGTCTCTAAAAAAGTGCCTACCGCTATCGGTCTTGGCGTGGCAGTTATTGCTGTAATGGCTATCGTTGTGCCATTAAACAATATACTGTACCAATTTTTATTAAAAGACGGTGCACTTGCTTGGGCGGGCTTTCCTGATGTGGACTTAAGCTTCTTAGGTCTGCTGTCTTATATCGCACTGATTGCAGCAACTGTGCAAATCTTGGAAATGTTCCTTGATAAATTTATGCCTGCACTGTATAACGCTTTAGGGGTATTCTTACCTCTTATCACAGTAAACTGTGCCATCATGGGTGGCGTACTGTTCATGGTAGAGCGAGATTACACCATCGCTGAATCTGCCGTTTATGGTCTAAGCTCAGGTCTTGGCTGGGCGGTAGCGATTGTACTACTGGCAGCGATTCGTGAGAAGCTGAAATACTCGGACGTGCCTGCTCCTTTACGTGGACTTGGCATTACCTTTATTACTGTAGGACTGATGTCGCTTGGCTTTATGTCATTCGGCGGCATGTCGCTATAACTGATTAGGAGTAAAGTATCATGGAATTTGGTACAGCATTTGGCGGTGTTGCCATGTTTACTGCCATTATCATGAGCTTGGTTGCTGTCATTTTGGTAGCACGCTCACGATTAGTTAGTTCAGGCAAAGTAACAATCAACATCAACGACAATCCAGAAAACAACATCACCACTTCAGCTGGTGGAAAACTACTACAAACACTTGCCAGCGAAGGCGTATTTTTATCTTCAGCTTGCGGTGGTGGTGGCACTTGTGGGCAATGTCGCTGTCAAGTGACCGAAGGCGGTGGTTCAATCCTACCGACAGAAGAAGGACACTTTACCCAAGGTGAAATTCGTGATAACTGGCGTTTGGCGTGCCAAGTAGCCGTTAAGCAAGACATGAAAGTTGAGATTGACCCTGAATTCTTTGATGTTAAAAAATGGGAATGCGAAGTTATCTCTAATGATAACGTTGCTACTTTCATTAAAGAACTGACCCTTAAAATTCCTGAAGGCGAAGTTGTGCCATTTCGTGCTGGTGGCTATGTACAGCTAGAAGCACCAGCACATGAAGTGCATTATAAAGACTTTGATATTGCAGAAGAATACCGTCCAGACTGGGATCAATTTAATCTATGGCAGTACACTTCTAAAGTAGATGAGCCTGTGATTCGTGCTTACTCAATGGCAAACTATCCAGAAGAAAAAGGCATCATCAAGTTTAACATTCGTATCGCAAGTCCACCGCCACGTGGGCCTGAAGGCATTCCACCAGGTAAAATGTCATCTTATGTGTTTAGTCTAAAACCAGGTGATAAAATCACCGTGTCAGGCCCTTATGGCGAGTTTTTTGCCAAAGACACTAAAGCTGAGATGGTATTTATCGGTGGTGGTGCAGGTATGGCTCCTATGCGTTCGCACATCTTCGATCAGCTAAAACGTCTAAATTCTGACCGCAAAATCAGCTTTTGGTATGGTGCTAGATCTAAGCGTGAGATGTTCTATGTAGAAGATTACGATGGGCTTGCTGAAGAGTTTGACAACTTTGAGTGGCATGTTGCTTTATCTGACCCACAGCCAGAAGACAACTGGGAAGGTTATACAGGCTTTATTCATAACGTGCTTTATGATAATTACCTAAAAGATCACCCTGCTCCTGAAGATTGTGAATTCTACATGTGTGGGCCACCAGTGATGAACGCCGCTGTCATTAAGATGCTCAAAGACTTGGGCGTAGAAGATGAAAACATCTTGCTTGACGACTTTGGCGGTTAATCCCAAGCTTAAGACCACCCAAAAGATTTGGGTGGTTTTTTAATTTGATATTTATTTTATTTTTAGGCTATGCTACACTTTCAAGAAAAACAAAGGGAGGTTGTCATGTTACTAAAAAGCCAAAAGAGCCTAAATAGCTGGCTTAGCGATTATGCAGTCAGTCATAAAAATATCACAAATAAAAAAATTCATTTTGTTTGTGTGCCTATCATCTTTTTAACCATTGTTGCTTTTTTAATGGCGATTCACTATGCTGTGATGATGTTTGCAGCCGTATTGGTGCTTTGGTTTTATTTGCGGTTATCTAAATCGTTATTCTTGGCAATGGCATTTTTTATGGGGATTTGTGTCGCAATCGTGCATCTTTTAGCATTGCCACTTTGGATATGGATAATGATTTTTATTTTAGCGTGGATTGGTCAATTCATCGGTCATAAGATAGAAGGAGCAAAGCCCTCTTTCTTTCAAGATTTACAATTTTTGCTCATCGGTCCTGCTTGGGTAGCACTTAGCGTCAGTAGAACAATGCCCAAACTTGTCAAAGAAACATAAAAAGATAACCTAAAATCACTTGCAATTTTATAAAATACGAGTAAAATATCAGAACTATTCGGGGTGTAGCGCAGCTTGGTAGCGCACTTGCATGGGGTGCAAGGGGTCGCGAGTTCGAATCCCGCCACTCCGACCATATAATAATCTAGGGCTGTCCATAATCATGCGACAGCCCTTGTTATTTCTAGGGTTTTAGCGGTTTTGTTATCCGTGATTGTCTATGATTATCTATTGCAAGCCATGAAAAAAGTTGGTATTATTGTTGGTATTGTAGTTTATTTTTAAAATATACCAGCAATGAGCCTTACAGATACCGCCATTAAACGCTTACAGCCTAGCGACAAAATGCACGCCTAACCGTCCTGATAAGCATTCTGATGGGGGCGGTTTATGGCTGACCAAATAATAGTTCAAGGCTTTTGTAGAAATACGAAAAGCCTTTTACTTTATCAGAATTAGTCCTTTTGGTATTCGTGATAGGCCGTCAAAAAAGACTCAAAACTACTGCTAAATACACCCAACCACCCAAACCAAGACAAAGCTCTCTAACAAACATAGCTGGCTAAAGTATGCTACAATATACTTTTTAATAAAGACATATTTATACTTATGAAAACACTAAAAAACCCCCATCTTTTCCAAACTTGCTGCCTGATTAATGGCAAATGGCAACAAGCCGATAACAACGAAACCATAGACGTTATTAATCCTTTTAGCGGTGATATCATCGGCACTGTGCCAAGCCTATCCACAGAACAAATCACCCAAGCAGTCGGCTATGCACAAGATGCCTTAGAAGAGTGGCAAAATAAAACTGCCGAAGAACGCAGTAAGGCACTGCATCGCTGGGCGGATTTAATTGATGAAAATGCCGATGATCTTGCTCTTATCATGACGACCGAACAAGGCAAGCCCATCACTGAGTCTCGTGGTGAGATTGACTACGCCAATAGCTTTATTCGATGGTTTGCTGAAGAAGCTAAGCGTGTCTATGGTGATGTTATCCTTGCCAAAAAACCAACTCAGCGTCACGTCGTCCTAAAACAAGCCGTTGGCGTCTGTGCTGCCATTACCCCTTGGAACTTTCCAGCAGCGATGATTACCCGAAAAGTCGCCCCTGCTCTAGCAGCAGGTTGTACCATCATCGTAAAGCCTGCAACCAAAACGCCTTACTCAGCTCTTGCCTTAGCTTACTTAAGCGTACAAGCGGGCATTCCAAAAGGCGTGCTACAAGTTGTTACTGGTAACAGTAGCACGGTTGGCGATGTGTTTACTCAAGATCCACGTATTGCCAAGCTGTCTTTTACAGGCTCAACAAAAGTAGGTAGAAAGCTTATGGCACAATGTGCCAGCACCATTAAAAAGCTTTCGCTGGAGCTTGGCGGAAATGCTCCTTTTATCGTTTTTGACGACGCCGATGTGGAAAAAGCAGCAGACGGTCTGATCGCATCGAAGTTTCGTAACGCAGGACAAACGTGCGTTTGTGCCAATCGCATTTATATTCATGAAAAAATACTTGAGTCCTTTTTGGAAATTTTCACCAAAAAGGTTAATGAATTGCAAGTCGGAGATGGCAAAAATACGGCAACTAACATCGGTCCATTGATTGATGAAGACGCCCTTACAAAGGTTGAACAACTTTTAAAAGACGCTCTAAATAAAGGGGCGACATTAGTGCAAGGTGGCAAAAAACACCAAGCTTCACCGCTTAGCTTTATGCCGACCATCATCACAGGCATCACAGATCAGATGGATATCGGTCATGAAGAAATCTTTGGTCCGATTGTTGCCATTCGCACCTTTAATGATGAGCAAACTGTCATCCATCAAGCCAACGATACCATCTATGGCTTAGCGGCTTACTTTTATACCCAAAATCATGCCAGAGCGTGGCGTGTGTGCGAGCAGCTAGAATATGGCATGGTTGGGCAAAATACAGGGCTTATCTCCACTGAAGTTGCTCCATTCGGCGGGGTTAAGCAGTCAGGATTTGGGCGTGAAGGCTCAAAATACGGCATTGATGAATACATCACCACCAAATACTGGTGTATAGATATTGGTAGCTAACCACCTTTTATAAGCCCTTTGGCTCGCCCATTCATAGTATGCCAAGCTGCATGACGGACAAGGCAAAATTACTTTTGGTAAAATATGACAAAGTCGCCCAGCCCACACACAGGCTCTTATCTTGGTTCTTTATGGATGATAGCAGCAGCAGTCTGCTTCACCATGATGGGAGTTTTGGTTAAAATGTCCGCCCAAAAATTTGCCATGCACGGCTATGAACTGTCGTTTTGGCGAATGGGTTTTGCAACACTTGTATTAGGGCTGCACGCTGGTTTGACGGGCGGAAATTTTCACACCAAATACCCAAAAGCTCACTTTTATCGCAGCATGGTTGGCGGTATTAGTGTTTTGATGTTTTTTTATGGCATTAGTCACTTACCACTTGCCACCGCCATTAGTTTTAACTACACATCAGCGATATTTTTAGCGGTGTGGTCGGTGATTATTTTAGGTCAGCGTCCTCACCCTTTGACATGGTTCGCTTTGGTCATTGGTTTTGGTGGCATCGTCTTACTGCTAAAGCCTGCCATCATGTCAAGCGGTATCACGCCTGCCATTATCGGCATCTCAAGCGGCGCAATGGCAGGATATGCTTACTTGCAAGTGCGAGAGCTATCACTGCTTGGTGAACCGTCTTGGCGGATTGTGTTTTATTTTGCACTCGTAGCGACAGTACTTTCTGCCATCGCAACCACCATTCAAGGCTGGACCATCATCACTTGGGAAATCTTACCCTTTGTGCTTGGCATTGGTATAACTGCTCTCGCCGCCCAGCTGATGATGACGCACGCCTATAAGGTTGGGCGTAAATTTATGGTGGCATCACTAAGCTACTGCACCGTGCTTTTATCAACTTTATATGGATTTGTTGTGTTTGACGAAGTGTTAGACATCCTATCGCTTATCGGCATTGGTCTGATTATTTGTAGTGGGATTTTAGCAGGAATGCGTGGATAACTTCTTGTTAATACCAAACAAACCAGCCAAACTTTACAGCATTATCCCAGATAATTTTTATCGCTATGACCGTTAATATCCACGGCATAGCCACCTTTAACCATGTCATCGGCAGACGATGGCGAAGTCGTACGCCTAGATACGAGCCAAATACTGCTGCTGCCACCATTAATCCAATTAATTGCCAATACTGCCAAAAAGCAAAGCCCATTGACACATACACCATAAGCTTTAGTGTATGCACCACCGTCATCATCATTGAACCGACAGTTACAGCAACACTTTTATCGTCATAAAGTTTAAGCAACATTGGCATATGTAGCGGTCCAGGCGCTCCAACAAACATACCTATGCCCACCTGCAAAAACCCAATTAAATAAAAGTTTTCAATACCTTTTAACAGCTGATTAATGCGGCTTGAATGCTGCGTTAGTAAGATGTAGCACGCAATAAACAGTGGCACCAAATCAAGCTGGACAAAGCGTACCAACACCCCAAAAACAATGACACCTGTAAATGCACCGATAACAAATGGTTTTAAATGAGTAAAGTCAATCTCATCACG encodes:
- a CDS encoding NADH:ubiquinone reductase (Na(+)-transporting) subunit B, whose protein sequence is MKFIHNIFDRMESSFTKGGKYEKYYAVFEMFDTFFRQPGTQTHSASHVRDGIDLKRIMITVWLCTFPVMFWGMYNTGFQALTAMAHYGLQAQGWRTAITSLVGYDPNSILACFVYGAMQFLPIYAVTFVVGIIWEVIFAVVRGHEVNEGFFVTSVLFALSLPPDIPLWQVALGISFGVVVAKEVFGGTGKNFLNPALAGRAFLYFAYPAYMSGDTVWTAVKSLNTVDGYSGATPLGQAATGILPDQFIDAYGNAITWTDAFFGNMSGSIGEVSTLAILIGMAGLLITKIASWRVIAGAVIGLVLTAFVFNIFGSSENPMMSLAPHWHLVLGGFMFGAVFMATDPVSAAQTNTGRWFYGLLIGFMTVVIRVINPAFPEGIMLAILFANLFAPLFDYFVTQANIKRQATRRLAHVSEK
- a CDS encoding Na(+)-translocating NADH-quinone reductase subunit C codes for the protein MSAKNSNASTIMTALVLCLVCSVMVAAVAVGLKPKQNENALLDLNKNVLVAAGQFDPATDTNAVVVDRIKDFEIKLIDMQTGEFISDDVIQAQGINVETYDMGKASKTPSMSSTLTNDIVRIGRVPKYGKVYIQRAADGSPKLIVMPFYGYGLWGTIYGLVTLEGDMNTIKGVSFYQHKETPGLGALIEEDWWRDTWVGKRVYNDQGQIITGITKAGNSRENYIDGISGATLTGRGVNNMIQFWLGEDGYKPFLDNLRQKYGKGA
- a CDS encoding NADH:ubiquinone reductase (Na(+)-transporting) subunit D translates to MADKKSLLTTPIINNNPIALQILGICSALAVTTSIQNALVMCIGLTLVTAFSSFFISIIRNKIPSSIRIIVQMVIIASLVIIVDQILQAVAYDTAKSLGAFIGLIITNCIVMGRAEAFAMSNPPVPSFIDGIGNGLGYSAVLIFVATIRELLGSGSLFGFQILEKVTDGGWYVPNGLLLLPPSAFFVIALFIAILRIWKPAQQEPAEFVMKAQSKGMGGH
- the nqrE gene encoding NADH:ubiquinone reductase (Na(+)-transporting) subunit E, translating into MGDYISLFITSVFIENMALSYFLGMCTFIAVSKKVPTAIGLGVAVIAVMAIVVPLNNILYQFLLKDGALAWAGFPDVDLSFLGLLSYIALIAATVQILEMFLDKFMPALYNALGVFLPLITVNCAIMGGVLFMVERDYTIAESAVYGLSSGLGWAVAIVLLAAIREKLKYSDVPAPLRGLGITFITVGLMSLGFMSFGGMSL
- the nqrF gene encoding NADH:ubiquinone reductase (Na(+)-transporting) subunit F is translated as MEFGTAFGGVAMFTAIIMSLVAVILVARSRLVSSGKVTININDNPENNITTSAGGKLLQTLASEGVFLSSACGGGGTCGQCRCQVTEGGGSILPTEEGHFTQGEIRDNWRLACQVAVKQDMKVEIDPEFFDVKKWECEVISNDNVATFIKELTLKIPEGEVVPFRAGGYVQLEAPAHEVHYKDFDIAEEYRPDWDQFNLWQYTSKVDEPVIRAYSMANYPEEKGIIKFNIRIASPPPRGPEGIPPGKMSSYVFSLKPGDKITVSGPYGEFFAKDTKAEMVFIGGGAGMAPMRSHIFDQLKRLNSDRKISFWYGARSKREMFYVEDYDGLAEEFDNFEWHVALSDPQPEDNWEGYTGFIHNVLYDNYLKDHPAPEDCEFYMCGPPVMNAAVIKMLKDLGVEDENILLDDFGG
- a CDS encoding Mpo1 family 2-hydroxy fatty acid dioxygenase, with product MLLKSQKSLNSWLSDYAVSHKNITNKKIHFVCVPIIFLTIVAFLMAIHYAVMMFAAVLVLWFYLRLSKSLFLAMAFFMGICVAIVHLLALPLWIWIMIFILAWIGQFIGHKIEGAKPSFFQDLQFLLIGPAWVALSVSRTMPKLVKET
- a CDS encoding NAD-dependent succinate-semialdehyde dehydrogenase gives rise to the protein MKTLKNPHLFQTCCLINGKWQQADNNETIDVINPFSGDIIGTVPSLSTEQITQAVGYAQDALEEWQNKTAEERSKALHRWADLIDENADDLALIMTTEQGKPITESRGEIDYANSFIRWFAEEAKRVYGDVILAKKPTQRHVVLKQAVGVCAAITPWNFPAAMITRKVAPALAAGCTIIVKPATKTPYSALALAYLSVQAGIPKGVLQVVTGNSSTVGDVFTQDPRIAKLSFTGSTKVGRKLMAQCASTIKKLSLELGGNAPFIVFDDADVEKAADGLIASKFRNAGQTCVCANRIYIHEKILESFLEIFTKKVNELQVGDGKNTATNIGPLIDEDALTKVEQLLKDALNKGATLVQGGKKHQASPLSFMPTIITGITDQMDIGHEEIFGPIVAIRTFNDEQTVIHQANDTIYGLAAYFYTQNHARAWRVCEQLEYGMVGQNTGLISTEVAPFGGVKQSGFGREGSKYGIDEYITTKYWCIDIGS
- a CDS encoding DMT family transporter encodes the protein MTKSPSPHTGSYLGSLWMIAAAVCFTMMGVLVKMSAQKFAMHGYELSFWRMGFATLVLGLHAGLTGGNFHTKYPKAHFYRSMVGGISVLMFFYGISHLPLATAISFNYTSAIFLAVWSVIILGQRPHPLTWFALVIGFGGIVLLLKPAIMSSGITPAIIGISSGAMAGYAYLQVRELSLLGEPSWRIVFYFALVATVLSAIATTIQGWTIITWEILPFVLGIGITALAAQLMMTHAYKVGRKFMVASLSYCTVLLSTLYGFVVFDEVLDILSLIGIGLIICSGILAGMRG
- a CDS encoding sulfite exporter TauE/SafE family protein, with translation MYEQSIWTDLTLSIINLFTSALAGITGVGGGTILIGLMPMFLPAFAIVPIHGITQLSSNVSRIWFGRDEIDFTHLKPFVIGAFTGVIVFGVLVRFVQLDLVPLFIACYILLTQHSSRINQLLKGIENFYLIGFLQVGIGMFVGAPGPLHMPMLLKLYDDKSVAVTVGSMMMTVVHTLKLMVYVSMGFAFWQYWQLIGLMVAAAVFGSYLGVRLRHRLPMTWLKVAMPWILTVIAIKIIWDNAVKFGWFVWY